Proteins from one Mycobacterium sp. SMC-2 genomic window:
- a CDS encoding MFS transporter: protein MVETLARPDQSTDATSIGGSPRARNWTLAVACMGVALVVASMTALNTALGDLAVATSATQSQLNWIVDGYTVALACLLLPAGAIGDRYGRRGALLIGLVVFSIGSMAPAMLHSPAQIIAGRAVAGIGAAFVMPATLSLLTVAYPKDDRTKAVGIWAGTAGSGGVLGMLGSGLLLRLWDWHAIFWSLGAAGLVIFALACTVASSRDSGAPRIDSLGAVLIGAAVAIAVAAILEAPTRGWSDPLVWGGLIAGAALAAAFGAVELRLAWRGRQTLLDVRLFADPNFATGVGAIVILFGATFGFFYIGMQYVQQIMGYSALATAISFGPFMVPLGIFSALSFWYVPKLGLRLVLFIGTLLMAVGFACMYRLNLHSSYYEFAWPTLILATGIGICTAPTTSAIMGAVPDEKQGVASAVNDTSREMGGALGIAVAGSILAGRYSHELGPKLTAFPGPVRDAATDSLAKAVEVAGRLGPQGRELGDVSKAAFLAALHASTVTMAVIVAVAAVLIGIWAPGRDNRQLRPVRAMLSPHRR, encoded by the coding sequence GTGGTCGAAACCCTGGCCCGGCCTGACCAGAGTACTGACGCCACCAGCATCGGCGGTAGCCCCCGCGCGCGAAACTGGACGCTGGCCGTTGCCTGCATGGGTGTCGCGCTGGTCGTCGCGTCGATGACGGCGTTGAACACCGCGCTGGGAGACCTGGCGGTGGCCACCTCGGCCACTCAGTCGCAGCTGAACTGGATCGTCGACGGGTACACCGTCGCCCTGGCGTGCCTGCTGTTGCCCGCCGGCGCGATCGGCGACCGTTACGGCAGGCGCGGCGCCCTGCTGATCGGGCTGGTGGTCTTCTCGATCGGCTCGATGGCGCCGGCGATGCTGCACAGCCCCGCGCAGATCATCGCCGGCCGCGCGGTGGCCGGGATCGGCGCCGCCTTCGTGATGCCGGCGACGCTGTCACTGCTGACCGTGGCCTACCCGAAAGACGATCGCACCAAGGCCGTCGGAATCTGGGCCGGCACGGCCGGATCCGGCGGTGTGCTGGGCATGCTCGGTTCGGGCCTGCTGCTTCGGCTTTGGGACTGGCACGCGATCTTCTGGTCGCTGGGCGCCGCCGGGCTGGTCATCTTCGCGCTGGCGTGCACCGTGGCCTCGTCGCGCGACAGCGGCGCCCCGCGGATCGATTCGCTGGGCGCGGTGCTCATCGGCGCCGCGGTGGCGATCGCCGTCGCCGCGATCCTGGAGGCGCCGACCCGGGGATGGAGCGACCCGCTGGTCTGGGGCGGGCTCATCGCGGGTGCGGCGCTCGCCGCGGCGTTCGGTGCTGTCGAGCTGCGGCTCGCCTGGCGCGGCAGGCAGACCCTCCTGGACGTCCGGCTGTTCGCCGACCCGAATTTCGCCACCGGAGTCGGCGCGATCGTCATCCTGTTCGGCGCGACGTTCGGCTTCTTCTACATCGGCATGCAATACGTGCAACAGATCATGGGCTACTCGGCCCTGGCGACGGCGATCTCCTTCGGCCCGTTCATGGTGCCGCTGGGCATTTTCTCGGCGCTGTCGTTCTGGTACGTGCCCAAACTGGGCCTGCGGCTCGTGCTGTTCATCGGCACGCTGCTGATGGCGGTCGGGTTCGCGTGCATGTATCGGCTGAACCTGCACTCCTCATACTACGAATTCGCCTGGCCCACACTGATCCTGGCCACCGGAATCGGGATCTGCACGGCACCGACGACGTCGGCGATCATGGGAGCCGTGCCCGACGAGAAGCAGGGCGTCGCCTCCGCGGTGAACGACACGTCCCGGGAGATGGGCGGCGCGCTGGGGATCGCGGTCGCCGGTTCCATTCTGGCCGGCCGCTATTCGCACGAGCTCGGCCCGAAGCTGACGGCATTTCCCGGGCCGGTCCGCGACGCGGCCACCGATTCGCTGGCCAAAGCCGTCGAGGTGGCCGGCCGGCTGGGACCCCAGGGTCGTGAGCTGGGCGACGTCAGCAAGGCCGCGTTCCTGGCGGCCCTGCACGCCTCGACGGTCACGATGGCCGTCATCGTCGCCGTCGCCGCGGTGCTGATCGGCATCTGGGCGCCCGGGCGCGACAACCGGCAGCTGCGGCCGGTGCGCGCGATGCTGTCCCCCCACCGTCGCTGA
- a CDS encoding TetR/AcrR family transcriptional regulator, which produces MTVDAVTRTANVARATLYRHFPSGNDLLASAFYSLIPPSPTPPDEGSLRDRLVAVVLAQAESVAQAPALMTAMSWLALGRDLEGLPEPRDSQTADSAAITTLRERIAQQYAAPFDAIFDSPEAAELGEVDRSRAIALLIGPLVLGRLSTLPDFDYRECALAAVDGFLYVQRAHNRAGAASVEPAGA; this is translated from the coding sequence GTGACCGTCGATGCGGTCACCCGTACCGCCAACGTAGCGAGGGCCACGCTGTATCGCCATTTCCCGAGCGGAAACGACTTGCTGGCATCGGCTTTCTACAGTCTGATCCCGCCGTCCCCGACGCCGCCGGACGAGGGTTCGCTGCGAGATCGCCTGGTGGCCGTGGTGCTGGCTCAGGCCGAGTCGGTGGCCCAGGCGCCCGCGCTCATGACGGCCATGTCGTGGCTGGCCCTGGGCCGGGACCTCGAGGGTTTGCCGGAACCGCGCGACAGCCAGACCGCGGACAGCGCGGCGATCACCACGCTGCGGGAGCGCATCGCGCAGCAGTACGCGGCCCCGTTCGACGCCATCTTCGACAGCCCGGAGGCCGCCGAGCTGGGCGAGGTCGACCGATCCCGGGCCATCGCGCTGCTCATCGGCCCCCTGGTGCTGGGCCGCCTGTCCACGCTTCCCGACTTCGATTACCGCGAGTGCGCGCTAGCGGCGGTCGACGGTTTCCTCTATGTTCAGCGCGCACACAACCGGGCCGGCGCGGCGAGCGTCGAACCGGCGGGTGCCTGA
- the rpsJ gene encoding 30S ribosomal protein S10 gives MAGQKIRIRLKAYDHEAIDASARKIVETVVRTGASVVGPVPLPTEKNVYCVIRSPHKYKDSREHFEMRTHKRLIDILDPTPKTVDALMRIDLPASVDVNIQ, from the coding sequence GTGGCGGGACAGAAGATCCGCATCAGGCTCAAGGCCTACGACCATGAGGCCATCGACGCATCGGCGCGCAAAATCGTCGAGACCGTCGTCCGCACGGGCGCCAGTGTCGTAGGTCCGGTGCCGCTGCCGACTGAGAAGAACGTGTATTGCGTCATCCGGTCTCCGCATAAGTACAAGGACTCGCGGGAGCACTTCGAGATGCGCACCCACAAGCGGCTGATCGACATCCTCGACCCGACGCCGAAGACCGTCGACGCGCTGATGCGCATCGACCTCCCGGCCAGTGTCGACGTCAACATCCAGTAG
- the rplC gene encoding 50S ribosomal protein L3, producing MARKGILGTKLGMTQVFDENNRVVPVTVVKAGPNVVTRIRTPERDGYSAVQLAYGEISPRKVNKPVTGQYSAAGVNPRRHLAELRLDDEAAASEYEVGQELTAEIFADGAYVDVTGTSKGKGFAGTMKRHGFRGQGASHGAQAVHRRPGSIGGCATPARVFKGTRMAGRMGNDRVTVQNLVVHKVDAENGVLLIKGAVPGRTGGLVVVRSAIKRGEK from the coding sequence ATGGCAAGAAAAGGCATTCTGGGTACCAAGCTGGGCATGACGCAGGTGTTCGACGAGAACAACCGGGTCGTCCCGGTGACGGTGGTCAAAGCGGGGCCCAACGTGGTCACCCGCATCCGCACACCCGAGCGCGACGGCTATAGCGCCGTCCAGCTGGCCTACGGCGAGATCAGCCCGCGCAAGGTGAACAAGCCGGTGACCGGTCAGTACAGCGCCGCGGGCGTGAACCCGCGCCGGCACCTCGCCGAGTTGCGGCTGGATGACGAGGCCGCGGCAAGCGAATACGAGGTCGGGCAGGAGCTGACGGCGGAGATCTTCGCCGACGGCGCCTACGTCGACGTGACGGGAACTTCCAAGGGCAAGGGCTTCGCCGGCACGATGAAGCGCCACGGTTTCCGCGGTCAGGGCGCCAGCCACGGCGCCCAGGCCGTGCACCGCCGGCCGGGTTCCATCGGTGGCTGCGCCACTCCCGCCCGTGTCTTCAAGGGCACGCGAATGGCGGGCCGGATGGGCAACGACCGGGTGACTGTGCAGAACCTGGTGGTGCACAAGGTTGACGCCGAGAACGGCGTGCTGCTGATCAAGGGTGCGGTCCCCGGCCGCACCGGTGGGCTCGTGGTGGTCCGCAGCGCGATCAAACGAGGTGAGAAGTAA
- the rplD gene encoding 50S ribosomal protein L4, protein MAAKGQTLKIDVKTPDGKVEGSVELPAELFDAPANIALMHQVVTAQRAAARQGTHSSKTRGEVSGGGRKPYRQKGTGRARQGSTRAPQFTGGGVVHGPKPRDYSQRTPKKMIVAALRGALSDRARNGRIHAVTEIVAGQTPSTKSAKAFLGTLTDRKKVLIVIGRSDEAGAKSLRNLPGVHILTPDQLNTYDVLLSDDVVFSVEALNAYIAGNTASTEEVSA, encoded by the coding sequence ATGGCGGCAAAAGGCCAGACACTCAAGATTGACGTCAAGACGCCGGACGGCAAGGTCGAGGGCTCCGTCGAGCTACCGGCCGAATTGTTCGACGCCCCGGCCAATATCGCGCTGATGCACCAGGTGGTCACCGCGCAGCGCGCGGCGGCGCGTCAGGGCACGCACTCGTCCAAGACCCGCGGCGAGGTCAGCGGCGGTGGGCGGAAGCCGTACCGGCAGAAGGGAACCGGTCGTGCCCGTCAGGGTTCGACGCGGGCCCCGCAGTTCACCGGCGGTGGCGTCGTGCACGGCCCCAAGCCACGCGACTACTCCCAGCGCACCCCCAAGAAGATGATCGTCGCGGCGTTGCGCGGCGCGTTGTCCGACCGGGCGCGCAACGGCCGCATCCACGCGGTCACCGAAATCGTGGCCGGCCAAACCCCTTCGACAAAGAGCGCCAAGGCGTTCCTGGGCACGCTCACCGACCGCAAGAAGGTGCTGATCGTGATCGGCCGCAGCGACGAGGCCGGCGCGAAGAGCCTGCGCAACCTGCCCGGTGTGCACATCCTGACGCCCGACCAGCTCAACACCTACGACGTGCTGCTCTCCGACGACGTGGTGTTCAGCGTCGAGGCGCTCAACGCCTACATCGCAGGCAACACGGCCAGCACCGAGGAGGTTTCGGCCTGA
- the rplW gene encoding 50S ribosomal protein L23: protein MATVTDPRDIILAPVISEKSYGLLDENVYTFVVHPDSNKTQIKIAIEKIFSVKVASVNTANRQGKRKRTRTGYGKRKGTKRAIVTLAPGSKPIDLFGAPA from the coding sequence ATGGCGACCGTCACCGATCCCCGCGACATCATCCTGGCCCCGGTCATCTCGGAGAAGTCCTACGGGCTCCTGGATGAGAACGTGTACACCTTTGTGGTGCACCCCGATTCGAACAAGACGCAGATCAAGATCGCCATCGAGAAGATCTTCTCCGTCAAGGTCGCGTCGGTGAACACCGCGAACCGGCAGGGCAAGCGCAAGCGCACCAGGACCGGATACGGCAAGCGCAAGGGCACCAAGCGGGCCATCGTCACGCTGGCGCCTGGCAGCAAGCCGATCGACCTGTTCGGGGCCCCGGCCTAG
- the rplB gene encoding 50S ribosomal protein L2, with protein MAIRKYKPTSPGRRGSSVSDFAEVTRSEPEKSLVRPLHGHGGRNAHGRITTRHKGGGHKRAYRVIDFRRNDKDGVNAKVAHIEYDPNRTANIALLHYLDGEKRYIIAPQGLSQGDVVESGANADIKPGNNLPLRNIPAGTVIHAVELRPGGGAKLARSAGSSIQLLGKEGTYASLRMPSGEIRRVDVRCRATVGEVGNAEQANINWGKAGRMRWKGKRPSVRGVVMNPVDHPHGGGEGKTSGGRHPVSPWGQPEGRTRHPNKASNKLIVRRRRTGKKHSR; from the coding sequence ATGGCAATTCGTAAGTACAAGCCGACGAGCCCCGGCCGCCGCGGCTCCAGCGTCTCCGACTTCGCCGAGGTCACCCGGTCGGAGCCGGAGAAGTCGCTGGTGCGCCCGCTGCACGGCCACGGTGGCCGTAACGCCCACGGCCGCATCACAACCCGCCACAAGGGTGGCGGCCACAAGCGCGCCTACCGGGTGATCGACTTCCGTCGCAACGACAAGGACGGCGTCAACGCCAAGGTCGCGCACATCGAGTACGACCCGAACCGGACCGCCAACATCGCACTGCTGCACTACCTGGATGGCGAAAAGCGTTACATCATCGCGCCGCAGGGTCTTTCGCAGGGCGACGTGGTGGAGTCGGGCGCGAACGCCGACATCAAGCCGGGTAACAACCTGCCGCTGCGCAACATCCCGGCCGGTACCGTGATCCATGCCGTGGAGCTGCGGCCGGGCGGTGGCGCCAAGCTGGCGCGGTCCGCCGGCTCGAGCATCCAGTTGCTCGGCAAGGAGGGCACCTACGCGTCGCTGCGTATGCCCAGCGGTGAGATCCGCCGCGTCGATGTGCGCTGCCGCGCCACGGTCGGCGAGGTGGGCAACGCCGAGCAGGCGAACATCAACTGGGGCAAGGCCGGCCGGATGCGGTGGAAGGGCAAGCGCCCTTCAGTCCGTGGTGTGGTCATGAACCCGGTGGACCACCCGCACGGTGGTGGTGAGGGTAAGACCTCCGGTGGTCGGCACCCGGTGAGCCCGTGGGGCCAGCCGGAGGGCCGCACCCGCCACCCGAACAAGGCAAGTAACAAACTCATCGTCCGGCGCCGGCGCACCGGCAAGAAGCACTCGCGGTAG
- the rpsS gene encoding 30S ribosomal protein S19: MPRSLKKGPFVDDHLLKKVDAQNEKNTKQVIKTWSRRSTIIPDFIGHTFAVHDGRKHVPVFVTEAMVGHKLGEFAPTRTFKGHIKDDRKAKRR; this comes from the coding sequence ATGCCACGCAGCCTGAAGAAGGGCCCGTTCGTCGACGACCACCTGCTCAAGAAGGTGGACGCGCAGAACGAGAAGAACACCAAGCAGGTCATCAAGACCTGGTCCCGGCGTTCGACGATCATTCCGGACTTCATCGGCCACACCTTCGCCGTCCACGACGGGCGCAAGCACGTCCCGGTGTTCGTCACCGAGGCGATGGTCGGTCACAAGCTTGGTGAGTTCGCGCCGACGCGCACCTTCAAGGGACACATCAAGGACGACCGGAAGGCCAAACGGCGATGA
- the rplV gene encoding 50S ribosomal protein L22, which translates to MTTTEFPSAVAKARFVRVSPTKARRVIDLVRGRSVADALDILRWAPQAASEPVAKVIASAAANAQNNNGLDPATLVVATVYADEGPTAKRIRPRAQGRAFRIRKRTSHITVVVESRPAKDQRSAKSTRARRAEASKAAAKAPAKKAAAKKAPAKKAAAKTAPAKKTTSEAAKAKGGSD; encoded by the coding sequence ATGACCACAACTGAATTCCCGTCGGCGGTCGCCAAGGCGCGGTTCGTGCGGGTGTCACCGACAAAGGCGCGCCGGGTGATCGACCTGGTGCGCGGACGGTCGGTGGCCGACGCGCTCGACATCCTGCGCTGGGCGCCGCAGGCGGCCAGCGAGCCGGTGGCCAAGGTGATCGCCAGCGCCGCGGCGAACGCGCAGAACAACAACGGGCTGGACCCGGCCACCCTGGTGGTCGCCACGGTCTACGCCGACGAGGGCCCGACCGCCAAGCGCATCCGCCCGCGCGCCCAGGGTCGCGCGTTCCGGATCCGCAAGCGCACCAGCCACATCACCGTCGTGGTGGAGAGCCGGCCGGCCAAGGACCAGCGCTCGGCGAAGTCGACGAGGGCCCGCCGCGCCGAGGCCAGCAAGGCCGCCGCGAAGGCACCCGCCAAGAAGGCTGCGGCCAAGAAGGCGCCCGCGAAGAAAGCCGCGGCGAAAACCGCTCCGGCGAAGAAAACTACGTCTGAGGCTGCTAAGGCGAAGGGAGGCTCAGACTAG
- the rpsC gene encoding 30S ribosomal protein S3 → MGQKINPHGFRLGITTDWKSRWYADKQYSDYVKEDVAIRRLLSTGLERAGIADVEIERTRDRVRVDIHTARPGIVIGRRGTEADRIRADLEKLTGKQVQLNILEVRNPESQAQLVAQGVAEQLSNRVAFRRAMRKAIQSAMRQPNVKGIRVQCSGRLGGAEMSRSEFYREGRVPLHTLRADIDYGLYEAKTTFGRIGVKVWIYKGDIVGGKRELAVAAPAGADRPRRERPSGTRPRRSGASGTTATSTEAGRAAAGAEEQAAAAETPPAAEPQSTES, encoded by the coding sequence GTGGGCCAGAAGATCAATCCGCACGGCTTCCGGCTGGGCATCACCACGGACTGGAAGTCCCGCTGGTACGCCGACAAGCAGTACTCGGACTATGTCAAGGAAGACGTCGCGATCCGCCGCCTGCTGTCGACCGGTCTGGAGCGCGCCGGCATCGCCGACGTGGAGATCGAGCGCACCCGCGACCGGGTGCGGGTCGACATCCACACCGCGCGCCCCGGCATCGTCATCGGCCGCCGCGGCACCGAGGCCGACCGCATCCGTGCGGACCTGGAGAAGCTGACCGGCAAGCAGGTTCAGCTCAACATCCTCGAAGTCAGAAACCCCGAGTCGCAGGCGCAACTGGTGGCCCAGGGCGTCGCCGAGCAGCTGAGCAACCGGGTGGCGTTCCGCCGCGCCATGCGCAAGGCCATCCAGTCGGCGATGCGCCAGCCCAACGTCAAGGGCATCCGGGTGCAGTGCTCGGGTCGTCTCGGCGGTGCGGAGATGAGCCGCTCGGAGTTCTACCGCGAGGGCCGGGTGCCGCTGCACACGCTGCGCGCCGATATCGACTACGGCCTGTACGAGGCCAAGACCACCTTCGGCCGGATCGGTGTGAAGGTGTGGATCTACAAGGGCGACATCGTCGGTGGAAAGCGGGAATTGGCCGTGGCCGCTCCGGCGGGTGCCGACCGTCCGCGCCGCGAGCGCCCGTCGGGCACGCGTCCCCGGCGCAGCGGTGCGTCGGGTACCACGGCGACCAGCACCGAGGCCGGCCGCGCCGCGGCGGGCGCCGAGGAGCAGGCCGCCGCTGCCGAGACCCCGCCCGCTGCAGAACCGCAGAGCACGGAGAGCTGA
- the rplP gene encoding 50S ribosomal protein L16: MLIPRKVKHRKQHHPRQRGIASGGTAVNFGDYGIQALEHAYVTNRQIESARIAINRHIKRGGKVWINIFPDRPLTKKPAETRMGSGKGSPEWWVVNVKPGRVLFELSYPNEQVARAALTRAIHKLPIKARIVTREDQF, encoded by the coding sequence ATGTTGATTCCCCGCAAGGTTAAACACCGCAAGCAGCACCACCCCCGCCAGCGCGGCATCGCCAGCGGCGGCACGGCGGTGAACTTCGGTGACTACGGCATCCAGGCCCTCGAGCACGCCTACGTCACCAACCGGCAGATCGAGTCCGCCCGTATCGCCATCAACCGCCACATCAAGCGTGGCGGCAAGGTGTGGATCAACATCTTCCCGGACCGCCCGCTGACCAAGAAGCCCGCCGAAACCCGGATGGGTTCGGGTAAGGGCTCCCCGGAATGGTGGGTGGTCAACGTCAAGCCGGGCCGCGTGCTGTTCGAGCTGAGCTACCCCAACGAGCAGGTGGCCCGGGCGGCACTCACCCGTGCAATCCACAAGTTGCCGATCAAGGCACGCATCGTTACTCGAGAGGATCAGTTCTGA
- the rpmC gene encoding 50S ribosomal protein L29, translating into MAVGISPGELRELTDSELTERLRESKEELFNLRFQMATGQLSNNRRLRTVRQEIARVYTVLRERELGLASGPDGKES; encoded by the coding sequence ATGGCAGTGGGAATTTCGCCTGGTGAACTGCGTGAGCTCACCGACTCCGAGCTGACCGAGCGGCTGCGCGAATCCAAGGAAGAGCTGTTCAACCTGCGTTTCCAGATGGCGACGGGGCAGCTGTCCAACAACCGCCGGCTGCGCACGGTGCGTCAGGAGATCGCGCGCGTCTACACCGTGCTGCGCGAACGAGAACTGGGCCTGGCCAGCGGACCCGACGGTAAGGAATCGTGA
- the rpsQ gene encoding 30S ribosomal protein S17, with translation MAEAKKAAPKKAATKDAGSKGKGAKHTPAKPKVRGRRKMRIGYVVSDKMQKTIVVELEDRVRHPLYGKIIRTTTKVKAHDENGTAGIGDRVSLMETRPMSATKRWRLVEILERAK, from the coding sequence ATGGCAGAAGCGAAGAAGGCGGCCCCGAAGAAGGCGGCCACAAAGGACGCAGGCTCGAAAGGGAAGGGCGCCAAGCACACTCCGGCCAAGCCGAAGGTGCGTGGCCGGCGCAAGATGCGCATCGGTTACGTGGTGAGTGACAAGATGCAGAAGACCATCGTGGTCGAGCTGGAAGACCGTGTGCGTCACCCGCTGTACGGCAAGATCATCCGCACCACCACGAAGGTGAAGGCGCACGACGAGAACGGCACCGCGGGCATCGGCGACCGCGTCTCGCTGATGGAGACGCGTCCGATGTCGGCCACCAAGCGGTGGCGGCTCGTCGAAATCCTGGAGAGGGCCAAGTAG
- a CDS encoding arylsulfatase: MSSDPRDFQGKIELDIRDSEPDWGPYAAPTAPENSPNILYLVWDDTGIATWDCFGGLVEMPAMTRIAERGIRLSQFHTTALCSPTRASLLTGRNATTVGMATIEEFTDAFPNANGRIPFDTALLSEVLAERGYNTYCVGKWHLTPLEESNLASTKRHWPTSRGFERFYGFLGGETDQWYPDLVYDNHPVSPPATPEDGYHLSKDIADKTIEFIRDAKVIAPDKPWFSYVCPGAGHAPHHVFKEWADRYAGRFDMGYERYREIVLENQKSMGLVPSDTELSPVNPYSDVKGPQGEPWPLQDTVRPWDSLNDDEKKLFSRMAEVFAGFLSYTDAQIGRILDYLEESGQIDNTIIVVISDNGASGEGGPNGSVNEGKFFNGYIDTVEESMKLFDHLGGPETYNHYPIGWAMAFNAPYKLYKRYASHEGGIADTAIISWPNGVAAHGEIRDNYVNVCDITPTIYDLLGMTPPDTVRGIAQKPLDGVSFKAALADPAADTGKRTQFYSMLGTRGIWHEGWFANTVHAATPAGWSHFDADRWELFHIEADRSQCHDLAAEHPDKLEELKALWFSEAAKYNGLPLSDLNILETMTRSRPYLVGDRSSYIYYPDCADVSIGAAAEIRGRSFSVLADVTVDTTGVEGVLFKQGGAHGGHVLFIQDGRLHYVYNFLGERQQAVSSSGAVPLGRHLLGVSYSRTGTVPNSHTPLGDITLFIDDEVVGTLADVQTHPGTFGIAGAGITVGRNGGSGVCSRYKSPFAFTGGTIAQVTVDLSGRPYVDVEAEIALAFSRD; the protein is encoded by the coding sequence ATGTCTTCTGACCCACGAGACTTTCAAGGCAAAATCGAGCTCGATATCCGCGACTCCGAGCCGGACTGGGGCCCGTACGCCGCGCCGACCGCGCCCGAGAATTCGCCGAACATCCTGTATCTGGTCTGGGACGACACCGGCATCGCGACGTGGGACTGTTTCGGCGGCCTGGTCGAGATGCCCGCGATGACCCGCATCGCCGAGCGGGGTATCCGGCTGTCGCAGTTCCACACCACCGCGCTCTGCTCGCCGACCCGGGCGTCGTTGCTCACCGGCCGCAACGCCACCACGGTCGGCATGGCCACCATCGAAGAGTTCACCGACGCGTTCCCCAACGCCAACGGTCGCATCCCGTTCGACACCGCGCTGCTCTCCGAGGTGCTCGCCGAGCGCGGCTACAACACGTACTGCGTCGGCAAGTGGCACCTGACGCCGCTCGAAGAGTCCAATCTGGCGTCCACGAAACGACATTGGCCGACCTCGCGCGGCTTCGAGCGGTTCTACGGTTTCCTGGGCGGCGAGACCGATCAGTGGTATCCCGACCTGGTGTACGACAACCATCCGGTCAGCCCGCCCGCCACACCGGAAGACGGCTATCACCTCTCGAAGGACATCGCCGACAAGACCATCGAATTCATTCGTGACGCCAAGGTGATCGCGCCGGACAAGCCGTGGTTCAGCTACGTCTGCCCGGGCGCCGGGCACGCGCCGCACCACGTGTTCAAGGAATGGGCGGACCGCTACGCCGGCCGCTTCGACATGGGCTACGAGCGGTACCGCGAGATCGTGCTGGAAAACCAGAAATCGATGGGCCTCGTGCCGTCGGACACCGAGCTGTCGCCGGTCAACCCGTACTCGGACGTCAAGGGGCCGCAAGGTGAGCCCTGGCCGCTGCAGGACACTGTGCGGCCGTGGGACTCGCTGAACGACGACGAGAAGAAGCTGTTCTCCCGCATGGCCGAGGTGTTTGCCGGCTTCCTGAGCTACACCGACGCCCAAATCGGCCGGATCCTGGACTATTTGGAGGAATCCGGTCAGATCGACAACACGATCATCGTGGTGATCTCCGACAACGGGGCCAGCGGGGAGGGCGGCCCGAACGGATCGGTGAACGAGGGCAAGTTCTTCAACGGCTACATCGACACCGTCGAAGAGAGCATGAAGCTGTTCGACCATCTCGGCGGCCCGGAAACCTACAACCATTACCCCATCGGCTGGGCGATGGCCTTTAACGCCCCGTACAAGCTGTACAAGCGGTACGCGTCGCACGAGGGCGGCATCGCCGACACGGCGATCATCTCCTGGCCCAATGGTGTTGCCGCGCACGGGGAAATCCGCGACAACTACGTCAACGTCTGCGACATCACGCCGACGATCTACGACCTGCTGGGAATGACGCCGCCCGATACCGTCAGGGGCATCGCGCAGAAGCCACTGGACGGCGTGAGTTTCAAAGCGGCCCTTGCCGATCCGGCCGCCGACACCGGGAAGCGGACCCAGTTCTACTCCATGCTAGGCACCCGGGGGATCTGGCATGAGGGCTGGTTCGCCAACACCGTGCACGCGGCCACCCCGGCTGGCTGGTCGCACTTCGACGCCGACCGCTGGGAGCTGTTCCACATCGAGGCGGACCGCAGCCAGTGCCATGACCTGGCCGCCGAGCACCCGGACAAACTGGAAGAGCTCAAGGCGCTGTGGTTCTCCGAAGCCGCCAAATACAACGGGCTGCCGCTCTCGGACCTCAACATCCTGGAGACGATGACGCGGTCCCGTCCGTACCTCGTCGGTGACCGGTCCAGCTACATCTACTATCCCGACTGCGCGGACGTGAGCATCGGCGCTGCCGCCGAGATCCGCGGTAGGTCGTTCTCGGTGCTGGCCGACGTGACGGTGGATACCACCGGCGTGGAAGGCGTGCTGTTCAAGCAGGGCGGCGCGCACGGCGGGCACGTGCTGTTCATTCAGGACGGACGGCTGCATTACGTCTACAACTTCCTGGGTGAGCGGCAGCAGGCGGTCTCCTCGTCGGGCGCGGTGCCGCTGGGCAGGCACCTGCTCGGCGTGAGTTATTCGCGGACCGGAACCGTGCCGAACAGCCACACCCCGCTCGGCGACATCACGTTGTTCATCGACGACGAAGTGGTCGGCACCCTCGCCGATGTGCAAACCCATCCGGGAACCTTCGGGATCGCGGGCGCCGGCATCACCGTCGGCCGCAACGGCGGCTCGGGAGTATGCAGCCGCTACAAGTCGCCGTTCGCGTTCACCGGCGGCACCATCGCGCAGGTCACCGTCGACCTGTCCGGCCGGCCCTATGTAGACGTGGAAGCCGAAATTGCGCTTGCCTTTTCGCGCGACTGA